In Paenibacillus sp. JQZ6Y-1, one genomic interval encodes:
- the glmM gene encoding phosphoglucosamine mutase produces MGKYFGTDGVRGVANKELTAEMAYQIGRCGGYVLTHGAEKPTVVIGMDTRISGLMLESALIAGMLSIGAHIVRLGVVSTPAVAYITRLLKADAGVMISASHNPVEDNGIKFFGGDGFKLSDETELRIEALMDAEEDTLPRPVGAELGTIVNDDESKFKYLEHLKSTITHSFEGLKIVMDCANGSAYELAPALFKELGAEVIAIGAEPNGLNINDHCGSTHPEQLKEEVIRHQAQIGLAFDGDADRLIAIDDKGEEVDGDYILCICGDAMNRAGKLKDSTIVSTVMSNIGFYKATEELSLRTAQTAVGDRYVMEEMRRGGYTLGGEQSGHVIFLDYNTTGDGILTAVQLVDTLVGSGKKLSELKSMMSKYPQVLVNVRVESKARYEGNEGIAAAVKDVEGKLGSNGRVLVRPSGTESLIRVMAEGPDKDELEQFVAQIADVVKKELV; encoded by the coding sequence ATGGGTAAATATTTCGGAACAGACGGCGTACGTGGTGTCGCCAACAAAGAACTGACAGCAGAGATGGCATATCAAATTGGTCGTTGTGGCGGCTATGTACTGACACACGGTGCGGAGAAACCAACCGTCGTGATTGGTATGGATACGCGCATTTCCGGTCTGATGCTGGAATCGGCGCTGATCGCAGGGATGCTGTCTATCGGTGCACATATTGTGCGTCTGGGTGTCGTAAGCACACCGGCAGTCGCATATATTACACGATTGCTCAAAGCAGATGCAGGTGTAATGATCTCGGCTTCGCATAACCCGGTTGAAGATAACGGTATCAAATTCTTTGGCGGCGACGGCTTCAAGTTGTCTGACGAAACAGAACTGCGCATTGAAGCGCTGATGGATGCAGAAGAGGATACACTGCCACGTCCAGTCGGTGCAGAACTGGGAACGATCGTTAACGATGATGAATCCAAGTTCAAGTATTTGGAGCATTTGAAATCGACCATTACGCATTCCTTTGAAGGTTTGAAAATTGTAATGGATTGCGCTAACGGTTCGGCATATGAACTTGCTCCAGCATTGTTCAAAGAGCTGGGCGCGGAAGTGATCGCTATCGGTGCAGAGCCAAATGGTTTGAACATCAATGATCATTGCGGCTCTACACACCCAGAGCAGCTGAAAGAAGAAGTGATCCGTCATCAGGCGCAAATCGGTCTTGCCTTTGACGGCGATGCGGATCGTCTGATCGCTATTGATGATAAAGGTGAAGAAGTAGATGGCGACTACATTTTGTGCATTTGTGGTGACGCGATGAACCGTGCAGGCAAACTGAAGGACAGCACTATCGTCTCCACTGTTATGAGCAATATTGGTTTCTACAAAGCGACCGAAGAGCTGTCTCTGCGCACCGCACAAACAGCTGTCGGTGACCGTTATGTAATGGAGGAAATGAGACGTGGCGGTTATACGCTCGGCGGCGAGCAATCTGGTCATGTGATTTTCTTAGATTATAATACAACGGGTGACGGGATTCTGACGGCAGTACAACTGGTAGACACACTGGTTGGTTCTGGCAAAAAGCTGAGTGAGCTGAAATCCATGATGAGCAAATACCCACAGGTGCTGGTCAATGTGCGTGTAGAAAGCAAAGCGCGCTATGAAGGCAATGAAGGCATTGCGGCTGCGGTGAAAGACGTAGAAGGCAAGCTGGGCAGTAACGGTCGTGTGCTGGTGCGTCCATCTGGTACGGAATCGTTGATTCGTGTTATGGCAGAAGGTCCAGACAAGGACGAGCTGGAGCAATTCGTTGCTCAGATTGCTGATGTCGTGAAAAAGGAACTCGTTTAA
- a CDS encoding CdaR family protein yields the protein MMDKWISNNTVAKVLALVVSLLLWVMVHMDNNTMPTSTSSAAMGTSVIHDVEVQPYGFDEDKYVLKSISPTTVNIEVRGQSDLISYFSKDNYKAKINLADIKGAGTVTLPIIAETPASVQYVSSTPGFVRVTIEEKTSNSFTPQISVQGEPASGYQKGDPVITDDTDKVNVTLPQSRLAQVGSVRGVINIAGANDTVSKTVTLSVYDKGGNAMEDATVSPSTVKVEVPIGASSRKLPLNLSYTGQLPDNLVLAGTEVSADEVTVYGSEEELAALGNSVTASVNLSSIAKAGTTTLTAKLDIPEGTDRVSPSTVQVTITTEEFSERTVQNVPVKLSGLGTNLEATITQPDSQQVSVSIKGAPDAIQAVRPEDITATVNLSGRVAGTYKLPVQVVLPETVSLSNPGEQITVTVTVTESATTTPPDNGQNGGTTGNGNDSETGTGGATNGNTGNDNGGSEGTTPPDSSNPDSTGDTDSSNSAEPAPDGTNGNTDGNTNNEAAPSGTTEGAAAGSGTSTAAPPPQNQMIDQALGVPAVSSSTYH from the coding sequence ATGATGGACAAATGGATCAGTAATAATACGGTTGCCAAGGTACTTGCCCTTGTTGTGAGTTTATTATTATGGGTAATGGTACATATGGATAATAATACCATGCCTACTTCGACGTCATCAGCGGCGATGGGCACAAGTGTTATCCATGATGTGGAAGTACAGCCCTACGGATTTGACGAGGACAAATATGTATTAAAGTCGATTTCACCAACAACGGTCAATATCGAGGTACGAGGACAGTCGGATTTAATTTCTTATTTTTCCAAGGACAACTATAAGGCGAAGATCAATCTCGCCGATATTAAAGGTGCAGGAACCGTCACACTGCCGATTATTGCGGAAACACCGGCTAGTGTGCAGTATGTATCTTCCACGCCGGGCTTTGTACGGGTAACGATTGAGGAGAAAACGTCCAATTCGTTTACTCCGCAAATTAGCGTGCAGGGAGAACCAGCAAGCGGCTATCAGAAGGGCGATCCGGTCATTACCGATGATACGGATAAGGTCAATGTGACGTTGCCGCAAAGTCGTTTGGCTCAAGTCGGATCGGTACGTGGTGTGATTAATATCGCCGGTGCCAATGATACGGTCAGCAAGACGGTAACGCTGTCTGTATACGACAAGGGTGGCAATGCGATGGAGGATGCAACTGTGTCGCCATCTACCGTCAAGGTGGAAGTACCGATTGGAGCATCTTCACGCAAGCTGCCATTGAATCTGAGCTATACTGGTCAATTGCCAGATAATCTGGTGCTGGCGGGAACCGAGGTCAGTGCAGATGAGGTCACTGTGTATGGCTCTGAGGAAGAACTAGCAGCGCTGGGTAATTCGGTCACCGCATCAGTCAATCTAAGTTCGATTGCGAAGGCGGGTACAACTACGTTAACAGCGAAGCTAGATATTCCAGAAGGTACGGATCGGGTGTCGCCTTCAACGGTGCAGGTAACGATTACGACAGAGGAATTCTCTGAACGGACCGTGCAAAATGTACCGGTGAAGCTAAGCGGACTCGGTACCAACTTGGAAGCTACCATTACGCAACCGGACAGTCAGCAGGTATCTGTCAGCATCAAAGGCGCACCTGATGCGATTCAGGCGGTGAGACCGGAGGACATTACGGCAACTGTCAATCTGAGTGGACGTGTAGCAGGTACGTATAAGCTGCCAGTACAGGTCGTTCTACCGGAAACGGTTAGCTTGTCCAATCCGGGTGAGCAGATTACCGTGACCGTAACGGTGACGGAGAGTGCTACAACAACGCCGCCGGATAATGGGCAAAATGGCGGCACAACCGGTAACGGAAATGATAGCGAAACAGGCACCGGTGGTGCCACAAATGGCAATACAGGTAATGATAACGGCGGTTCAGAAGGCACAACACCGCCAGACAGCAGTAATCCCGATTCCACTGGCGATACAGATAGCAGCAATAGTGCTGAGCCTGCGCCAGATGGGACGAATGGCAATACAGATGGGAATACGAATAATGAAGCAGCTCCTTCCGGTACAACCGAAGGAGCTGCCGCAGGTAGCGGCACCTCTACTGCTGCTCCGCCGCCTCAGAATCAGATGATTGATCAGGCGCTAGGAGTACCTGCTGTATCATCGAGTACCTATCACTGA
- the cdaA gene encoding diadenylate cyclase CdaA → MEYFADLTWKDSIKDIIDILIVTYIIYQLILLVRGTRAVQLLKGILVLVVVWALSSWFDLYTLKWLMNQAFTFGVLAIFIIFQPELRRGLEQLGRGKIFGRTVADDEEITRMIGEMIKAVNYLSRRKIGALVVFERTTGLNEYTESGIKMQSAISSELLINIFIPNTPLHDGAVIVQEQKIAAAACYLPLSENPFISKELGTRHRAAIGISEVGDAISLIVSEETGQVSLAMNGQVVRDINEESLIAKLHEALKPNVTTEKKIPFWKRKGGGRDDGQMDQ, encoded by the coding sequence ATGGAGTATTTTGCGGACTTAACATGGAAAGATTCCATTAAAGATATTATCGATATTTTGATCGTGACGTATATTATTTATCAGCTTATTTTGCTGGTACGTGGTACGCGTGCGGTACAGCTATTAAAAGGGATTCTCGTGCTGGTTGTTGTCTGGGCGCTGAGCAGCTGGTTTGATCTGTATACGCTCAAATGGCTGATGAACCAAGCATTTACCTTTGGTGTGCTCGCGATCTTTATCATTTTCCAGCCGGAGCTGCGGCGCGGTCTGGAGCAGCTGGGGCGTGGGAAGATCTTTGGGCGAACGGTAGCGGACGATGAAGAAATTACACGAATGATCGGTGAAATGATCAAGGCGGTGAATTATTTATCACGTCGCAAAATCGGAGCACTGGTCGTATTTGAACGAACAACGGGGTTGAACGAATACACCGAATCGGGTATCAAAATGCAGTCTGCGATCAGTTCGGAATTGCTGATTAATATTTTTATCCCGAATACGCCGCTGCATGATGGCGCGGTTATCGTTCAGGAGCAGAAAATTGCCGCGGCAGCCTGTTATTTGCCATTATCGGAAAATCCGTTTATTAGCAAAGAACTGGGAACGAGACACCGCGCAGCGATTGGGATCAGTGAAGTGGGCGATGCCATTTCCTTGATCGTTTCGGAAGAGACGGGTCAGGTTTCGCTGGCGATGAATGGTCAGGTCGTACGTGATATTAACGAGGAATCGTTGATTGCCAAGCTTCATGAAGCACTCAAGCCGAACGTAACGACCGAGAAGAAAATCCCATTCTGGAAGCGGAAGGGGGGCGGCCGTGATGATGGACAAATGGATCAGTAA